One Methylomonas sp. LL1 DNA window includes the following coding sequences:
- a CDS encoding nucleotidyltransferase domain-containing protein, with protein MPNEALVEHCGLSIKTIVALQKVFAKHPEITQALLYGSRAKANYRNGSDIDLTLLGDKLDYHLLSRIETEIDDLLLPYTVDLSLFAQIDNPDLIDHIRRVGLIFYPAT; from the coding sequence ATGCCGAATGAGGCCTTGGTCGAGCATTGCGGACTCAGCATCAAAACCATCGTCGCCTTGCAAAAGGTATTCGCCAAGCATCCGGAAATCACGCAGGCGTTGTTATACGGCTCGCGCGCCAAGGCTAATTACCGAAATGGCTCGGACATCGATTTGACCCTGCTCGGCGATAAGCTGGACTATCACTTGTTAAGTCGTATCGAAACCGAGATCGACGATTTACTGCTACCTTACACTGTCGACTTGTCGCTATTTGCGCAAATCGACAATCCGGATTTAATCGATCACATTCGCCGGGTCGGATTAATTTTCTATCCAGCGACATAA
- a CDS encoding nucleotidyltransferase substrate binding protein encodes MQQDTRWQQRFSNYQKALEQLRKFIEHGELNELEEQGLIQAFEYTHELAWNVLRDYLLFKGHQAIHGSRDATREAFKLELITDGECWMDMIRDRNRTVHTYNQETAQSIASNIRERFFAQFEQLAQTMAGLIDAE; translated from the coding sequence ATGCAACAAGACACCCGCTGGCAACAACGATTTTCAAACTATCAAAAAGCCCTGGAACAACTGCGCAAGTTCATCGAACACGGCGAATTGAACGAGCTGGAAGAGCAAGGCTTGATTCAAGCTTTCGAATACACTCACGAACTGGCCTGGAATGTGTTGCGCGATTATTTGTTGTTCAAAGGCCATCAGGCCATTCATGGCTCGCGTGACGCTACTCGAGAAGCCTTCAAGCTGGAATTGATAACCGACGGCGAATGCTGGATGGACATGATCCGCGATCGCAATCGTACCGTCCACACCTATAACCAGGAAACCGCGCAATCGATTGCCAGCAACATCCGCGAACGCTTTTTTGCCCAATTCGAACAATTAGCGCAAACCATGGCGGGCTTGATCGATGCCGAATGA
- a CDS encoding J domain-containing protein: protein MLHVTTYYDTLKVTRDAPAIVIQAACRALMQLNHPDNFEGREYEAVKIAEDLREAFDVLIDPNTRAQYDNWLAKQMEQSN, encoded by the coding sequence ATGCTACACGTTACGACCTATTACGATACGCTTAAAGTGACACGCGATGCGCCCGCCATTGTGATTCAGGCTGCCTGCAGGGCTTTAATGCAATTAAATCACCCCGACAATTTTGAAGGTCGAGAGTATGAAGCCGTAAAAATTGCCGAAGACCTGCGTGAAGCCTTCGACGTGCTAATCGATCCTAATACGCGAGCCCAATATGACAACTGGCTTGCCAAACAAATGGAACAATCAAACTAA
- the lpdA gene encoding dihydrolipoyl dehydrogenase — translation MSNSTHAEVLVLGGGPGGYTAAFRAADLGKQVVLVERYPVLGGVCLNVGCIPSKALLHVAQIIHEAEAMAEHGVSFGKPSVDLDKIRGWKQSVSQSLNQGLAKLAKQRKVTVINGVGKFASANSLTVENESGRQTVTFDNAIIAAGSQPTKIPGFPHDDPRVWDSTDALEVKSVPEKLLIVGGGIIGLEMATVYHALGSKISVVELMDQIIPGCDKDLVTPLQRKIKKQYDNLWLKTSVKAMEATDAGIKVAMEGKDAPESEVFDAVLVAVGRRPNGKLIDADKAGVNVDERGFISVDKQGRTNISHIFAIGDIVGNPMLAHKATHEGKIAAEVIAGHKAGFDALTIPAVAYTDPEVAWMGLTETQAQQEGVEFNKAVFPWAASGRSLALGRNEGITKILTDKTSGRILGAGFTGPGAGELVAEAVLALEMGADATDISLSIHPHPTLSETFAFAAEMIEGTITDLYVKK, via the coding sequence ATGAGCAATTCAACTCACGCCGAAGTATTGGTTTTGGGCGGCGGCCCCGGCGGTTATACCGCGGCGTTCCGCGCCGCCGATCTGGGCAAGCAGGTGGTGCTGGTCGAACGCTACCCGGTGTTGGGCGGCGTCTGTTTGAACGTCGGCTGCATCCCGTCCAAAGCCTTGCTGCATGTCGCCCAAATCATCCACGAAGCCGAGGCGATGGCCGAACACGGTGTCAGTTTCGGTAAGCCTAGCGTCGATCTGGACAAAATACGCGGTTGGAAACAAAGCGTCAGCCAAAGTCTGAATCAAGGCTTGGCAAAATTGGCTAAGCAACGCAAAGTCACCGTGATCAACGGTGTAGGCAAATTTGCCTCGGCCAACAGTTTGACGGTGGAAAACGAGTCCGGCAGGCAAACCGTGACCTTCGACAACGCCATTATCGCCGCCGGCTCGCAACCGACAAAAATCCCCGGTTTCCCGCATGACGACCCGCGCGTTTGGGATTCGACCGATGCCTTGGAAGTGAAATCGGTGCCGGAAAAGCTGCTGATTGTCGGCGGCGGCATCATCGGCCTGGAAATGGCGACGGTTTATCACGCGCTGGGTTCGAAAATCAGCGTTGTCGAGTTGATGGACCAAATCATCCCCGGCTGCGACAAGGATTTGGTCACCCCGCTGCAACGCAAAATCAAAAAGCAATACGACAATTTGTGGCTGAAGACCAGTGTCAAGGCCATGGAAGCCACCGATGCCGGCATCAAGGTCGCGATGGAAGGTAAGGACGCACCGGAATCGGAAGTGTTCGACGCGGTATTGGTCGCGGTCGGCCGTCGGCCGAACGGTAAGCTGATCGATGCCGATAAGGCCGGTGTCAACGTCGACGAGCGTGGTTTCATTTCGGTCGACAAGCAAGGCCGCACCAACATCAGCCATATCTTCGCGATCGGCGACATCGTCGGTAATCCGATGCTGGCCCACAAAGCCACCCACGAAGGCAAAATCGCCGCCGAAGTTATCGCTGGCCACAAAGCCGGTTTCGACGCATTGACCATTCCGGCCGTGGCCTACACCGATCCGGAAGTGGCTTGGATGGGCTTGACCGAAACCCAGGCCCAACAAGAGGGAGTGGAATTTAACAAAGCCGTGTTCCCATGGGCGGCCAGCGGCCGCTCGCTGGCCTTGGGCCGCAACGAAGGCATCACCAAGATACTGACCGACAAAACCAGCGGCCGTATACTCGGCGCCGGATTCACCGGTCCCGGTGCCGGTGAACTGGTCGCCGAGGCCGTATTGGCATTGGAAATGGGCGCAGATGCCACCGACATCAGCCTGAGCATCCACCCGCATCCAACCCTGTCGGAAACGTTCGCGTTCGCGGCGGAGATGATAGAGGGCACGATTACGGATTTGTACGTGAAGAAATAA